A stretch of the Enoplosus armatus isolate fEnoArm2 chromosome 13, fEnoArm2.hap1, whole genome shotgun sequence genome encodes the following:
- the vtnb gene encoding vitronectin b, which yields MKPAVALLGLVLLLDATFAAEESCVSRCGSFDPQRKCQCDSMCVYYGSCCGDFDVMCPKKIARGDTFEETEDVTEAATTLNENATTLTPTFNTVAATTSASPPPTTTQGPAPPVDTDAAPCSGRPFDAFLQLKNGSIYAFRGEYFFELDDKSILPGYPKLIQDVWGISGPIDAAFTRINCQGKSYIFKGNKYWRFEGDVLDGDYPRDISIGFDGIPDDVDAAFAIPAPSHRGKEKAYFFKGDKYYQYEFKHQPSHEECVRMSTSSPSVLFTRYTDLFCDQTWEDFFTELFGSSFSGHHAGPRFTSRDWQGIRPPVDAAMVGRVYLSPKPTPSSPPPARRRSSRRRRPSKKRGQPRRPSRHMLFDDLWGYDDWFDYSDYSDIFDEGTTQEYKSTPVQNVYFFKRDKYYRVDLQTKRVDSARPPYPRSIAKYWLGCKLEDTPDASRAEKR from the exons ATGAAGCCAGCAGTGGCTTTGCTGGGCCTCGTCCTCCTGCTGGACGCCACCTTTGCTGCTGAAG AGTCCTGTGTGAGTCGCTGTGGCTCTTTCGACCCGCAGAGGAAATGTCAGTGTGACTCCATGTGTGTGTACTATGGAAGCTGCTGTGGGGATTTTGACGTCATGTGCCCTAAAAAAA TTGCTCGTGGTGACACCTTCGAGGAAACAGAGGATGTAACAGAAGCAGCGACGACTCTTAACGAGAACGCTACAACTCTCACACCAACTTTCAACACAGTTGCAGCAAccacctctgcctctcctccacccaccaccacacaaGGGCCCGCACCGCCTGTGGACACTGACGCAGCGCCCTGCAGTGGTCGACCTTTTGATGCTTTTCTGCAGCTGAAGAATGGGTCGATCTATGCGTTCAGGG GTGAATATTTTTTCGAATTGGATGACAAGTCCATACTTCCTGGTTACCCCAAACTCATCCAGGATGTGTGGGGAATCTCTGGACCCATTGACGCTGCATTCACACGCATCAACTGCCAGGGAAAATCCTACATCTTTAAG GGGAACAAGTACTGGAGGTTTGAAGGCGATGTCTTGGATGGGGACTACCCCCGGGACATTTCCATCGGCTTTGATGGCATACCAGATGACGTTGACGCCGCGTTTGCCATACCAGCTCCAAGTCACCGTGGCAAAGAGAAAGCCTACTTTTTCAAAG GGGACAAGTATTACCAGTATGAGTTCAAGCACCAGCCGTCCCATGAGGAGTGTGTCCGCATGAGCACGTCTTCCCCGTCTGTGCTGTTCACACGATACACTGACCTCTTCTGCGATCAGACATGGGAGGATTTCTTCACAGAGCTCTTTGGAAGCTCCT TCAGCGGCCACCACGCGGGCCCTCGTTTCACCAGCCGGGACTGGCAGGGCATCAGGCCTCCTGTAGATGCTGCCATGGTGGGACGAGTGTACCTCAGTCCCAAGCCCACGCCATCCTCCCCTCCGCCAGCGAGGAGGCGTAGCAGTCGGAGGAGGAGGCCCAGCAAGAAGCGTGGACAGCCAAGAAGGCCAAGTCGCCACATGCTGTTTGATGATTTGTGGGGTTATGATGACTGGTTTGACTACAGCGACTACAGTGACATCTTTGATGAGGGCACCACACAGGAGTACAAAAGCACCCCtgttcaaaatgtgtatttcttcAAGAGAG ATAAATACTACAGAGTGGACCTGCAGACAAAACGTGTCGACTCCGCCAGACCTCCTTACCCACGATCCATTGCAAAATA